The DNA window GGGATTCTCTGTGGCAAAGGGAGAGGTTATAACTCAGGTTATAAATGGCGCTAACTTCGCAGTGGATGAAGACGGAAATATTCTAACTGAAAAGGAAAGAATAAGGAGGCTAAAATGGATGTAAGAAAGGTTGGGGTTGTGCATGACAAAGTTTTAACAAAGAACAAGGAAAAAATGGTTGAAGCTGTAAAGGATGCTCTATCTGAGGAATACGATGTTAGTTTGATTCCCTTTGATGAAGATTTCATGAGGAATGTTAAAGATGTTGATTTTGTCTTCAACCTTGCTACCTCCGGAGGGAGAGATACAAGACAGGTCCATGTCCCAGCTATACTTGATCTTATGAATATTCCATATACAGGATCCAGTGCCTTTTCACATTCCTTGTGTCTTGATAAGAGTATAACAAAGATGGTGATTTCTCATTATGGGGTAAATACTGCAAAATTTTTTGTTGTGAGGGAAGGTGAGGATATTCCTGAAACTTTTTCAGCTTCCTTCCCACTCATTGTAAAACCTGTTAGAGAGGGGAGCGCCCTTGGATTAACAAAGGATTCTGTAGTTTATGATAGAGAGTCCTTAAAAAGACAGGTTAAGAAAATCCATGAAGAATTCAATGAGCCTGCGCTTGTAGAGGAGTTTATTGATGGAACAGAAGTTACCCTTGGTATAATAGGTAACGGCAAAGATGCTCAGGTTCTTCCTTTGCTTGAAATAGATTTTTCAGCTCTTCCAGATGGAATGGAAAAGTTTTATTCCTACAGAGTTAAGAATGAGCTTGACAGAGAGCTTAAGTACTACTGTCCAGCAAGATTATCCAAGGATGTATACAAGAAAGTGGAGGAGGCAGGGAAACTTGCCTTTTATGCCCTTGGGCTGAGAGACTATGCAAGAATGGATATAAGAATTAAGGGTGATGATTACTTCATTCTTGAAGTAAACTCTCTTCCCCTTCTTGTTCCAGACTACTCTGATATTTTAAAAATGGCTGAGAAGTCTGGTTTCTCATATAACGAATTTGTATTAAAAATATTGGAAGTAGCAAAGAAAAGATACATGTAACGGAGAGAAAGAATGTATGTGTATTTAAACAATGCAGCAACAACAAGAGTGGATGGAAGAGTGTTATACAGGTTCAGCAGGTTCTTCAGAAACCTGTATGAGAATCCCATGACCTCCTTCTATTCTCCAGGTGCAAAGGAAGTGGAAGCTGAAATTGAGAAGGCAAGGAAGGAGGTAGCTGATCTAATAAATGCTTCAAGGAAAGAGATATACTTTACCTCAGGAGGAACTGAATCTGACAATTGGGCTATAAAAGGTGTCTGTTTGGCAAATTGGGAGAGGAAAGGAGAAATAATATCAACCCCCATTGAGCATAAAGCGGTTCTCTCTTCTCTTGAAACTGTTAGAAAGTGGGGTTTTAGTGTCAAGTTTTTACATGTGGATAGGTTTGGGATGGTTGATCCTGATGAAGTAAGAAAGCTCATTACTGGTAAGACTATACTAATTTCTGTTATGCACGCAAACAATGAGATAGGCACCATAGAACCTATAAAAGAGATTGGAGAGATAGCAAGGGAGAAGGAAGTTATTTTTCACACAGATGCTGTTCAGACAGCTGCACACATACCCATTGATGTTGAAGAGATGAATGTTGATTTACTTTCAATGTCTGCCCACAAATTTTATGGACCAAAGGGTATCGGTGCTCTGTATATAAGGGAGGGAGTTAAAATTGAACCTTTTATGGATGGTGGACATCAGGAGAGAGGTTTTCGTGCTGGAACTCACAATGTTCCTGGGATAATCGGGATGGGTGAAGCTGCAAAGATTGGTCTATCTGAAATGGACAAAGAGATGAGGGAGGTTTTGGAGTTAAAGAACTATATTCTTGAAAGGTTTGAAAAGATAGAAGGAATTTATATAAATGGTCATCCTGAGAAAAGACTTCCAGGAAATATTAATATTTCAATGGAAGGTGTTAAGGCGGAGAAAATGCTTCTTTATCTTGGACTTAATGGAATAATTGTTTCTGCTGGTCCTGCATGTAGTGCCAAGAAAAAGACTCCCTCTCATGTGTTAAAAGCTATAGGGATTCCAGAGGACCTTTACTTTAGCACAATAAGAATCTCCCTTGGAAAGTTTAATACCTTTGAAGAGATTGAGTATTTCTTAGATGTATTTGAGGCGGGGATAAGAGAATTTAGAAATAAAAAATAAAGGGAGGAGATTCTCCTCCCTTTAAAAATCTCATTTTACCTTTTATGGTGCAACATTTCCAAAATTCTGTGCAAGGAGGAGAAGGTCTTCTGTATCTACCTTTCCATCACCATTAAAATCACATTTTTCGTTCCAGTTTGGATCACCTTCCTCTGAACCAAAAGCTTGAGCAAAAATCATTAAATCACTGGAATCTACTTTCCCATCTTCATTTATGTCACCCATAAGAAGTGTTATTTTAATAACTTTTTCAGAAAGGAGGAAGTTCATTGGCCTATTTTCGCTATCGTATCCTGTGAATCTTGTAAGTGAAATTTTTACTCCTCCATCCTTTAGAGCTTTAAACCTTACTCTAAATACAACACCTTCTCCAGAAACACCTTTTCCAGCATCTCTTTCAACTGTCACCTTCAACTTACCATTTTCTTTATCTATCTCTGGAGTTACTGTCACATTTACTTCTCCTTGTTTAAGGAAGTCTCCAGGTGTAACTTCTACCACCTCAAGATATTCAGGATCAAAATCAAGTTCTGCTATTACTCTCTTCAGATCAACAGCGGCTTTGGCAAGAACATCAATAGTAAATTCTGTATTTTTGGGCACGCTATCTCTTCCAGTAAGTTTCACTGCGGGGAATGCAACTCCCTCCACTGTAAAGTAGCCGGTTTTGGCTCCCTCTTCTACAAGTTTCAATTGGTCTCCACTCTGGATTGTTACTGAGTAAATTTTGTATTGATAACGCCCATTATCAAGGAAGAAGTTTCCATCTATGTCTCTTCCATCCCATACAAACTCATACTCACCTGTCATTAGAACTTTGTGATATATGCTCTTAAGGGCTGTCTTACCTTTTTCATCGAGAATATCTATTATCACTCCGGTAACTCTACTTCTATAAGATTCTTCATGGAAAAGTCCTTTCTCTCCGAGACTTAACTTAAAATGGAAAGTCATTGTATCATCTACACCATCACCATTTGGAGAGAATTTCCTTGGAGTTATAGAAACATCTTCAAGAACTTTCTTCGGTGGTTTTGGAAGTCCTTTTTGAATAACTATTGGAACATGTAGGGTTCTATCCTCTGTTTTGAAGTAAACTATCCCTTCATAGTAATTGTCTGGTAGTTTATCATCTATACTGTATGTGAAGGGCACTGTGGTAGTTTCACCTGGCTTAACAGTGAATGTTTTTTCCTCATCCATATAAGAGAGAGTGATGCCTTCTACCATTGAAATTACTTCAGATGATACAGAGAAAGTGATATCCTTATCTGATACATTCTTTACCTCAAAGGTGATTCCCTCTTCCTTATCGGATAGAGCAGATTTTTCTGGTTTAAGCAAAAGATCAAAGGGTTTTATAAGGAGTGGAGTTGTTGCAGCAGCATACACATCTACTCTTCCAGCTCCCTGATCTGTCCAAGAGAAGGGAAGTTTGTTGTTTGGATTTTCTAATATAAAGGCATTGTTCATTAGAGAGGTTTTAATATCCTCTGGTGTCCAGTCTGGATGAAGTTGTTTAATAAGAACAGTTGCGCCTGTTGTGAATGGAGTTGCCCCTGATGTTCCACCAAATCCATAGGTATATTTACCTTCAGGTGCTGTTGTAAATGTGTTTGTTCCTGGTGCTGAAATTTCTGGTTTAAACACTCCATCAGGTGTTGGTCCTTGGGAGGAGAAATCAGCTATTAGGTGGTTGGGTCTGTATTTTCTGGAGAAAGAGACTTTGAGTGGAGCACCACTCTCAAGCAGAGATTTAAGTAGTTTTCCGTCCTCTTCCATTATAAATACTGCCGGTTTCAACTCTACTCCAGGATGGTTGTCAAGACCCAGTTC is part of the Caldisericia bacterium genome and encodes:
- a CDS encoding D-alanine--D-alanine ligase — encoded protein: MDVRKVGVVHDKVLTKNKEKMVEAVKDALSEEYDVSLIPFDEDFMRNVKDVDFVFNLATSGGRDTRQVHVPAILDLMNIPYTGSSAFSHSLCLDKSITKMVISHYGVNTAKFFVVREGEDIPETFSASFPLIVKPVREGSALGLTKDSVVYDRESLKRQVKKIHEEFNEPALVEEFIDGTEVTLGIIGNGKDAQVLPLLEIDFSALPDGMEKFYSYRVKNELDRELKYYCPARLSKDVYKKVEEAGKLAFYALGLRDYARMDIRIKGDDYFILEVNSLPLLVPDYSDILKMAEKSGFSYNEFVLKILEVAKKRYM
- a CDS encoding cysteine desulfurase, producing MYVYLNNAATTRVDGRVLYRFSRFFRNLYENPMTSFYSPGAKEVEAEIEKARKEVADLINASRKEIYFTSGGTESDNWAIKGVCLANWERKGEIISTPIEHKAVLSSLETVRKWGFSVKFLHVDRFGMVDPDEVRKLITGKTILISVMHANNEIGTIEPIKEIGEIAREKEVIFHTDAVQTAAHIPIDVEEMNVDLLSMSAHKFYGPKGIGALYIREGVKIEPFMDGGHQERGFRAGTHNVPGIIGMGEAAKIGLSEMDKEMREVLELKNYILERFEKIEGIYINGHPEKRLPGNINISMEGVKAEKMLLYLGLNGIIVSAGPACSAKKKTPSHVLKAIGIPEDLYFSTIRISLGKFNTFEEIEYFLDVFEAGIREFRNKK
- a CDS encoding S8 family serine peptidase gives rise to the protein MKKILTFLLVLILILTALPFLGVRASSGEKIRVIIQFEKPSYAEYLKSHKVFPMSTFTKETYINTLRKEHENILSEAISRGIYIKKRWDYFLAYNGVGAEVDKDQIENLKRVPGVKNVFIAKTFKPATDLFVPLLRAPEVWEMKDGNGLPVTGKGMKIGIIDTGIDYNHPDLGGPGFPNDKVVGGYDFADDDDDPMDPPEQGHGTAVAGIAAGNGKVKGMAPDALLYAYKVFSNQGGASEDDIIAAVEQALKDGCTAVNLSLGSPEGESEGTPELDAMNNAVDLGLIVVAAAGNEGIRSKELRWPISAPGSAKKAISVAASDEGGGSVNIVSPAGFEDRFIPFTYGDGVPEFEEGKEYELVECGYGREKDFKGKDLTGKLALIKRGPLYPEDALLFETKYFNALSHGAEGIVVYNCAPGPLITMELGLDNHPGVELKPAVFIMEEDGKLLKSLLESGAPLKVSFSRKYRPNHLIADFSSQGPTPDGVFKPEISAPGTNTFTTAPEGKYTYGFGGTSGATPFTTGATVLIKQLHPDWTPEDIKTSLMNNAFILENPNNKLPFSWTDQGAGRVDVYAAATTPLLIKPFDLLLKPEKSALSDKEEGITFEVKNVSDKDITFSVSSEVISMVEGITLSYMDEEKTFTVKPGETTTVPFTYSIDDKLPDNYYEGIVYFKTEDRTLHVPIVIQKGLPKPPKKVLEDVSITPRKFSPNGDGVDDTMTFHFKLSLGEKGLFHEESYRSRVTGVIIDILDEKGKTALKSIYHKVLMTGEYEFVWDGRDIDGNFFLDNGRYQYKIYSVTIQSGDQLKLVEEGAKTGYFTVEGVAFPAVKLTGRDSVPKNTEFTIDVLAKAAVDLKRVIAELDFDPEYLEVVEVTPGDFLKQGEVNVTVTPEIDKENGKLKVTVERDAGKGVSGEGVVFRVRFKALKDGGVKISLTRFTGYDSENRPMNFLLSEKVIKITLLMGDINEDGKVDSSDLMIFAQAFGSEEGDPNWNEKCDFNGDGKVDTEDLLLLAQNFGNVAP